One segment of Papaver somniferum cultivar HN1 unplaced genomic scaffold, ASM357369v1 unplaced-scaffold_137, whole genome shotgun sequence DNA contains the following:
- the LOC113334849 gene encoding uncharacterized protein LOC113334849 isoform X1 — MAMEWSLKSGEYLGDVSALCFVPLPPHLSSFPFLLAGTGSEILLYNVQEGKLLGSFHVFEGIRVHGIGCSPEITSIEDVVNEGLSSSLIFKIVVFGERKVKLFRLQLGLNLGCDEFQLNACKIELELIQLLPKFGHWVLDVCFLKEDKVTSESNGSSYLAVGISNNSVCLWDMLKSTIVLEVSYPERTLLYSMRLWGDSVKALRVASGTIYNEVIVWKLLPQNHTSLYSDSMKEPEVVSISSCNNTKFNGQQYAASCMSKLAGHEGSIFRIAWSSDGLKLMSVSDDRSARIWTVDPDGIYSDDHIVVSGSDSSSVILFGHSARIWDCFFADSLIVTVGEDCTCRLWSLDGKELMMIKEHVGRGIWRCAYDPSSSLLITAGFDSAVKVRLLNASYPHGSNVRNGASEDFNSRKEIFTISPPSFSDQYGLTDSKSEYVRCLHFRREDTLYVATNHGYLHHVQLIDPGNVRWTNLLRVSVEGPIVCMDLLPEKANESMKIQDWIAVGDGKGNVTIISVHAGVGTPKVALLFTWSAGLERQLLGTYWCQSLGHRYVFTADPRGILKLWRIVDPSLSSDGEIIQNKKASLLAEFKSSFGTRILCLDAKPDEEVLVCGDQRGNLLVFPFLKSLLLDTSIASEVNISPLNHFKGAHGISSVSSIVIAKSSFNQVQIRSNGADGCICHFKYDRDWKTLEFTGMKQVKELSLIQSVSADPKSDEDLSGGNYAIGFASADFIVWNLVNETKVTQIPCGGWRRPHSYYLGDVPESHNCLAYVKDQTIHIHRLWIPTSKLFPSILHMQYHGREIHSLCFVSNESETSTNGSSDHSNRLSCIATGCEDGTVRLTRYTPDSECLFASKLLGEHVGSSAVRSISFVSKIYSAAVDQTHMTQECRSSVDDRDNQLLLISVGAKRVLTSWLLQNGSADKEKTLVNDLLVKAENRSKPQSKTFSSMSFQWLSTDMPSRFSSTHKGGKGPQGSVEVGENASNNGSGPPSGSLFSENCELEVRSDIMDKNENDWRYMAVTAFLVKGADCRLTVCFIVVACSDTALTLRALLLPYRLWFDVAVLVPQTSPVLALQHAVVPIHTSSKHTLPMRNAYIVVSGSTDGNVTFWDLTGSVEGFMQRVSKLQPEKFIDSQKRPRTGRGSQGGRWWRSLGNESSKTIPKCTMDTVNATSEATNGHSTGTNEASAASSELGSDPVNSAPVSLQSVDAATLTSIAHTDNSLSNIYEVPPFHVLKKVHQSGVNCLHLSHVNDSQDSECASAYCVLSGGDDQALHCLTFTLAMPHTDCASESNKYSGSTNNVMDRGYRIKILSRDSIASSHTSAVKGVWTDGTWSFTTGLDQRVRCWHCNGQGKLTEHGHVVLSVPEPETLDAVASGRNEYQIAVAGRGMQMVKFSASC, encoded by the exons ATGGCGATGGAATGGAGTTTGAAGAGTGGGGAATACTTAGGAGATGTCTCAGCTCTCTGTTttgttcctcttcctcctcacttGTCTTCATTCCCTTTTCTTCTTGCTG GTACTGGTTCGGAGATACTACTATACAATGTACAAGAAGGTAAACTATTGGGTTCTTTTCATGTTTTTGAAGGAATTCGTGTTCATGGAATTGGTTGCTCTCCTGAAATTACTTCAATTGAAGATGTTGTTAATGAAGGGTTATCTTCATCCCTTATTTTTAAAATTGTCGTGTTCGGCGAAAGGAAGGTCAAATTGTTTCGGCTGCAATTGGGTTTAAATTTAGGATGTGATGAATTTCAGTTGAATGCATGTAAAATAGAGTTGGAACTGATTCAGCTATTGCCAAAATTTGGTCACTGGGTGTTGGATGTTTGTTTCTTAAAG GAGGACAAAGTCACTTCTGAAAGTAATGGAAGTAGTTATCTTGCAGTAGGAATAAGCAACAATTCGGTTTGCCTATGGGATATGTTGAAATCTACTATAGTTCTGGAAGTCAGCTATCCAG AAAGAACACTTCTATACTCAATGCGTTTATGGGGTGATAGTGTCAAAGCTCTTCGTGTGGCATCTGGTACTATCTATAATGAG GTAATTGTTTGGAAATTGCTTCCTCAGAATCACACTTCATTATATTCAGATTCAATGAAAGAGCCTGAAGTGGTGAGCATCTCATCGTGCAACAATACCAAATTTAACGGTCAGCAATATGCAGCTAGCTGTATGAGTAAACTTGCTGGACATGAAGGTTCGATCTTTCGTATAGCATGGTCTTCTGATGGGTTGAAATTGATGTCTGTATCTGATGATCGTAG TGCTCGTATATGGACAGTTGATCCTGATGGGATATATTCTGATGATCATATTGTTGTTTCTGGCTCCGATTCATCTAGCGTGATACTATTTGGCCACAGTGCTAGGATTTGGGACTGTTTCTTTGCTGATTCT TTAATTGTCACTGTCGGAGAGGATTGTACCTGCCGTTTGTGGAGTTTGGACGGGAAGGAGCTCATGATGATCAAGGAACATGT AGGTAGAGGCATATGGCGATGTGCGTATGATCCAAGCTCTTCACTTTTGATCACTGCTGGGTTTGATTCTGCCGTGAAAGTCCGTCTGCTCAATGCTTCTTATCCCCATGGTTCGAACGTCAGGAATGGAGCATCAGAGGACTTCAACAGTAGGAAAGAGATTTTTACTATCTCTCCTCCAAGTTTTTCAGATCAATATGGCCTCACAGATAG CAAAAGTGAATATGTGCGTTGTTTGCATTTCCGTCGAGAAGATACGCTCTATGTTGCAACCAATCATGGGTATCTACACCATGTTCAACTTATCGATCCTGGGAATGTGAGATGGACTAACCTTCTCCGAGTCAGTGTAGAAGGCCCAATTGTATGTATGGATTTACTGCCTGAAAAGGCAAATGAGTCTATGAAAATTCAAGACTGGATTGCTGTTGGAGATGGGAAGGGAAATGTGACAATTATTAGCGTTCATGCTGGTGTTGGTACTCCTAAAGTGGCTCTCCTTTTCACTTGGTCAGCGGGACTGGAGAGACAACTCTTAGGAACTTATTGGTGCCAGTCACTGGGACATAG ATACGTATTCACTGCTGATCCGAGAGGGAtattgaagttatggagaatagttgatccttcattatctagCGACGGTGAGATCATTCAGAACAAAAAGGCATCTCTACTCGCAGAATTCAAGTCAAGTTTTGGAACACGAATATTGTGTTTGGATGCAAAGCCTGATGAAGAG GTATTGGTATGTGGGGATCAACGTGGAAATCTTCTTGTGTTCCCTTTCTTAAAGAGTTTGCTACTTGATACTTCTATTGCTTCAGAAGTGAATATCTCTCCACTAAATCATTTCAAGGGGGCTCATGGTATATCTAGTGTTTCCAGCATTGTGATTGCTAAATCTAGTTTTAACCAAGTGCAAATACGCTCG AATGGAGCAGATGGGTGCATCTGCCATTTTAAATATGACAGGGACTGGAAAACTTTAGAATTTACAGGGATGAAGCAAGTAAAAGAACTAAGTTTAATTCAATCTGTCTCTGCTGATCCGAAGTCTGACGAAGACCTTTCTGGTGGTAATTACGCAATAGGTTTTGCCTCAGCAGATTTTATAGTATGGAACTTGGTAAACGAGACAAAG GTAACTCAAATTCCGTGTGGTGGATGGCGCCGTCCTCATTCGTATTATCTTGGTGATGTACCAGAAAGTCACAACTGCCTTGCCTATGTCAAA GATCAAACAATTCATATTCATAGACTTTGGATACCTACCAGCAAGCTATTTCCTAGCATTCTGCATATGCAGTATCATGGGAGAGAGATACATTCCTTGTGTTTTGTCTCTAATGAATCAGAAACATCCACAAATGGGAGCAGCGACCACTCAAATAGATTGAGCTGCATTGCGACAGGTTGTGAAGATGGAACGGTCAGACTGACAAG GTACACTCCTGATTCTGAATGTCTGTTTGCATCGAAGTTGTTAGGAGAACATGTAGGGAGTTCGGCAGTGAGGTCTATTAGTTTTGTGTCAAAGATATACTCTGCAGCAGTAGATCAGACCCACATGACTCAGGAGTGCAGATCCAGTGTAGATGACAGGGATAATCAGTTGTTGCTCATATCAGTTGGTGCAAAGCGGGTCTTAACTTCTTGGCTTCTTCAGAATGGATCTGCAGACAAGGAAAAAACACTTGTCAATGACCTGCTAGTGAAAGCTGAAAATAGATCTAAACCTCAGTCAAAAACATTCTCTTCGATGTCGTTCCAGTGGCTGTCAACCGACATGCCATCAAGGTTTTCCAGTACACACAAAGGAGGTAAAGGCCCTCAGGGATCTGTTGAAGTTGGGGAAAATGCGTCTAATAATGGATCTGGTCCCCCATCTGGGTCTCTTTTTTCTGAAAATTGTGAGTTGGAGGTTAGATCTGACATCATGGATAAAAATGAAAATGACTGGAGATACATGGCTGTTACTGCATTTCTTGTTAAAGGTGCAGATTGCAG GTTGACAGTTTGTTTCATTGTGGTTGCTTGTTCTGATACCGCACTTACTTTAAGGGCTCTTCTTTTGCCTTATCGCCTCTG GTTTGATGTTGCAGTGTTGGTTCCGCAAACATCACCTGTCCTGGCTTTGCAGCATGCTGTAGTTCCTATCCATACTTCTTCTAAAC ATACACTCCCAATGAGAAATGCATATATCGTAGTCAGTGGATCGACTGATGGAAATGTTACCTTCTGGGATCTGACTGGAAGTGTAGAAGGTTTTATGCAGCGTGTCTCAAAACTTCAACCTGAAAAGTTTATTGACTCTCAAAAACGACCCCGAACAGGAAGAGGAAGTCAAGGGGGGCGATGGTGGAGGTCATTAGGAAATGAATCGTCTAAAACAATTCCGAAGTGTACAATGGACACAGTAAACGCCACCTCAGAGGCGACTAATGGCCATAGTACAGGCACCAATGAGGCAAGTGCAGCCTCATCAGAGCTTGGAAGTGATCCGGTAAACAGTGCACCAGTATCTCTTCAATCCGTGGATGCTGCTACCCTCACTAGTATAGCACACACGGATAATTCACTCTCCAACATCTATGAAGTTCCACCCTTTCATGTTCTGAAGAAGGTCCATCAATCTGGTGTCAATTGTCTTCACCTTTCGCATGTCAATGACTCCCAGGATTCTGAATGTGCATCTGCTTATTGTGTCTTGAGTGGGGGAGATGATCAAGCACTCCATTGTCTTACCTTTACACTGGCAATGCCACATACAGACTGTGCTTCAGAAAGTAACAAATACTCCGGCAGCACAAACAATGTTATGGACCGGGGATATAGAATTAAAATTCTGTCTCGTGACAGTATTGCTTCTTCTCATACCTCTGCCGTGAAAG GTGTTTGGACAGATGGTACTTGGTCATTCACCACTGGTCTTGATCAGCGAGTCAGGTGCTGGCATTGCAATGGTCAGGGGAAACTTACTGAGCATGGACATGTGGTCCTTAGTGTCCCGGAACCAGAAACTCTTGATGCAGTAGCTTCTGGCAG AAATGAATATCAGATTGCAGTAGCTGGAAGGGGGATGCAGATGGTTAAGTTCTCTGCATCTTGTTAA
- the LOC113334849 gene encoding uncharacterized protein LOC113334849 isoform X2, with product MSQLSVLFLFLLTCLHSLFFLLVLVRRYYYTMYKKLNACKIELELIQLLPKFGHWVLDVCFLKEDKVTSESNGSSYLAVGISNNSVCLWDMLKSTIVLEVSYPERTLLYSMRLWGDSVKALRVASGTIYNEVIVWKLLPQNHTSLYSDSMKEPEVVSISSCNNTKFNGQQYAASCMSKLAGHEGSIFRIAWSSDGLKLMSVSDDRSARIWTVDPDGIYSDDHIVVSGSDSSSVILFGHSARIWDCFFADSLIVTVGEDCTCRLWSLDGKELMMIKEHVGRGIWRCAYDPSSSLLITAGFDSAVKVRLLNASYPHGSNVRNGASEDFNSRKEIFTISPPSFSDQYGLTDSKSEYVRCLHFRREDTLYVATNHGYLHHVQLIDPGNVRWTNLLRVSVEGPIVCMDLLPEKANESMKIQDWIAVGDGKGNVTIISVHAGVGTPKVALLFTWSAGLERQLLGTYWCQSLGHRYVFTADPRGILKLWRIVDPSLSSDGEIIQNKKASLLAEFKSSFGTRILCLDAKPDEEVLVCGDQRGNLLVFPFLKSLLLDTSIASEVNISPLNHFKGAHGISSVSSIVIAKSSFNQVQIRSNGADGCICHFKYDRDWKTLEFTGMKQVKELSLIQSVSADPKSDEDLSGGNYAIGFASADFIVWNLVNETKVTQIPCGGWRRPHSYYLGDVPESHNCLAYVKDQTIHIHRLWIPTSKLFPSILHMQYHGREIHSLCFVSNESETSTNGSSDHSNRLSCIATGCEDGTVRLTRYTPDSECLFASKLLGEHVGSSAVRSISFVSKIYSAAVDQTHMTQECRSSVDDRDNQLLLISVGAKRVLTSWLLQNGSADKEKTLVNDLLVKAENRSKPQSKTFSSMSFQWLSTDMPSRFSSTHKGGKGPQGSVEVGENASNNGSGPPSGSLFSENCELEVRSDIMDKNENDWRYMAVTAFLVKGADCRLTVCFIVVACSDTALTLRALLLPYRLWFDVAVLVPQTSPVLALQHAVVPIHTSSKHTLPMRNAYIVVSGSTDGNVTFWDLTGSVEGFMQRVSKLQPEKFIDSQKRPRTGRGSQGGRWWRSLGNESSKTIPKCTMDTVNATSEATNGHSTGTNEASAASSELGSDPVNSAPVSLQSVDAATLTSIAHTDNSLSNIYEVPPFHVLKKVHQSGVNCLHLSHVNDSQDSECASAYCVLSGGDDQALHCLTFTLAMPHTDCASESNKYSGSTNNVMDRGYRIKILSRDSIASSHTSAVKGVWTDGTWSFTTGLDQRVRCWHCNGQGKLTEHGHVVLSVPEPETLDAVASGRNEYQIAVAGRGMQMVKFSASC from the exons ATGTCTCAGCTCTCTGTTttgttcctcttcctcctcacttGTCTTCATTCCCTTTTCTTCTTGCTG GTACTGGTTCGGAGATACTACTATACAATGTACAAGAAG TTGAATGCATGTAAAATAGAGTTGGAACTGATTCAGCTATTGCCAAAATTTGGTCACTGGGTGTTGGATGTTTGTTTCTTAAAG GAGGACAAAGTCACTTCTGAAAGTAATGGAAGTAGTTATCTTGCAGTAGGAATAAGCAACAATTCGGTTTGCCTATGGGATATGTTGAAATCTACTATAGTTCTGGAAGTCAGCTATCCAG AAAGAACACTTCTATACTCAATGCGTTTATGGGGTGATAGTGTCAAAGCTCTTCGTGTGGCATCTGGTACTATCTATAATGAG GTAATTGTTTGGAAATTGCTTCCTCAGAATCACACTTCATTATATTCAGATTCAATGAAAGAGCCTGAAGTGGTGAGCATCTCATCGTGCAACAATACCAAATTTAACGGTCAGCAATATGCAGCTAGCTGTATGAGTAAACTTGCTGGACATGAAGGTTCGATCTTTCGTATAGCATGGTCTTCTGATGGGTTGAAATTGATGTCTGTATCTGATGATCGTAG TGCTCGTATATGGACAGTTGATCCTGATGGGATATATTCTGATGATCATATTGTTGTTTCTGGCTCCGATTCATCTAGCGTGATACTATTTGGCCACAGTGCTAGGATTTGGGACTGTTTCTTTGCTGATTCT TTAATTGTCACTGTCGGAGAGGATTGTACCTGCCGTTTGTGGAGTTTGGACGGGAAGGAGCTCATGATGATCAAGGAACATGT AGGTAGAGGCATATGGCGATGTGCGTATGATCCAAGCTCTTCACTTTTGATCACTGCTGGGTTTGATTCTGCCGTGAAAGTCCGTCTGCTCAATGCTTCTTATCCCCATGGTTCGAACGTCAGGAATGGAGCATCAGAGGACTTCAACAGTAGGAAAGAGATTTTTACTATCTCTCCTCCAAGTTTTTCAGATCAATATGGCCTCACAGATAG CAAAAGTGAATATGTGCGTTGTTTGCATTTCCGTCGAGAAGATACGCTCTATGTTGCAACCAATCATGGGTATCTACACCATGTTCAACTTATCGATCCTGGGAATGTGAGATGGACTAACCTTCTCCGAGTCAGTGTAGAAGGCCCAATTGTATGTATGGATTTACTGCCTGAAAAGGCAAATGAGTCTATGAAAATTCAAGACTGGATTGCTGTTGGAGATGGGAAGGGAAATGTGACAATTATTAGCGTTCATGCTGGTGTTGGTACTCCTAAAGTGGCTCTCCTTTTCACTTGGTCAGCGGGACTGGAGAGACAACTCTTAGGAACTTATTGGTGCCAGTCACTGGGACATAG ATACGTATTCACTGCTGATCCGAGAGGGAtattgaagttatggagaatagttgatccttcattatctagCGACGGTGAGATCATTCAGAACAAAAAGGCATCTCTACTCGCAGAATTCAAGTCAAGTTTTGGAACACGAATATTGTGTTTGGATGCAAAGCCTGATGAAGAG GTATTGGTATGTGGGGATCAACGTGGAAATCTTCTTGTGTTCCCTTTCTTAAAGAGTTTGCTACTTGATACTTCTATTGCTTCAGAAGTGAATATCTCTCCACTAAATCATTTCAAGGGGGCTCATGGTATATCTAGTGTTTCCAGCATTGTGATTGCTAAATCTAGTTTTAACCAAGTGCAAATACGCTCG AATGGAGCAGATGGGTGCATCTGCCATTTTAAATATGACAGGGACTGGAAAACTTTAGAATTTACAGGGATGAAGCAAGTAAAAGAACTAAGTTTAATTCAATCTGTCTCTGCTGATCCGAAGTCTGACGAAGACCTTTCTGGTGGTAATTACGCAATAGGTTTTGCCTCAGCAGATTTTATAGTATGGAACTTGGTAAACGAGACAAAG GTAACTCAAATTCCGTGTGGTGGATGGCGCCGTCCTCATTCGTATTATCTTGGTGATGTACCAGAAAGTCACAACTGCCTTGCCTATGTCAAA GATCAAACAATTCATATTCATAGACTTTGGATACCTACCAGCAAGCTATTTCCTAGCATTCTGCATATGCAGTATCATGGGAGAGAGATACATTCCTTGTGTTTTGTCTCTAATGAATCAGAAACATCCACAAATGGGAGCAGCGACCACTCAAATAGATTGAGCTGCATTGCGACAGGTTGTGAAGATGGAACGGTCAGACTGACAAG GTACACTCCTGATTCTGAATGTCTGTTTGCATCGAAGTTGTTAGGAGAACATGTAGGGAGTTCGGCAGTGAGGTCTATTAGTTTTGTGTCAAAGATATACTCTGCAGCAGTAGATCAGACCCACATGACTCAGGAGTGCAGATCCAGTGTAGATGACAGGGATAATCAGTTGTTGCTCATATCAGTTGGTGCAAAGCGGGTCTTAACTTCTTGGCTTCTTCAGAATGGATCTGCAGACAAGGAAAAAACACTTGTCAATGACCTGCTAGTGAAAGCTGAAAATAGATCTAAACCTCAGTCAAAAACATTCTCTTCGATGTCGTTCCAGTGGCTGTCAACCGACATGCCATCAAGGTTTTCCAGTACACACAAAGGAGGTAAAGGCCCTCAGGGATCTGTTGAAGTTGGGGAAAATGCGTCTAATAATGGATCTGGTCCCCCATCTGGGTCTCTTTTTTCTGAAAATTGTGAGTTGGAGGTTAGATCTGACATCATGGATAAAAATGAAAATGACTGGAGATACATGGCTGTTACTGCATTTCTTGTTAAAGGTGCAGATTGCAG GTTGACAGTTTGTTTCATTGTGGTTGCTTGTTCTGATACCGCACTTACTTTAAGGGCTCTTCTTTTGCCTTATCGCCTCTG GTTTGATGTTGCAGTGTTGGTTCCGCAAACATCACCTGTCCTGGCTTTGCAGCATGCTGTAGTTCCTATCCATACTTCTTCTAAAC ATACACTCCCAATGAGAAATGCATATATCGTAGTCAGTGGATCGACTGATGGAAATGTTACCTTCTGGGATCTGACTGGAAGTGTAGAAGGTTTTATGCAGCGTGTCTCAAAACTTCAACCTGAAAAGTTTATTGACTCTCAAAAACGACCCCGAACAGGAAGAGGAAGTCAAGGGGGGCGATGGTGGAGGTCATTAGGAAATGAATCGTCTAAAACAATTCCGAAGTGTACAATGGACACAGTAAACGCCACCTCAGAGGCGACTAATGGCCATAGTACAGGCACCAATGAGGCAAGTGCAGCCTCATCAGAGCTTGGAAGTGATCCGGTAAACAGTGCACCAGTATCTCTTCAATCCGTGGATGCTGCTACCCTCACTAGTATAGCACACACGGATAATTCACTCTCCAACATCTATGAAGTTCCACCCTTTCATGTTCTGAAGAAGGTCCATCAATCTGGTGTCAATTGTCTTCACCTTTCGCATGTCAATGACTCCCAGGATTCTGAATGTGCATCTGCTTATTGTGTCTTGAGTGGGGGAGATGATCAAGCACTCCATTGTCTTACCTTTACACTGGCAATGCCACATACAGACTGTGCTTCAGAAAGTAACAAATACTCCGGCAGCACAAACAATGTTATGGACCGGGGATATAGAATTAAAATTCTGTCTCGTGACAGTATTGCTTCTTCTCATACCTCTGCCGTGAAAG GTGTTTGGACAGATGGTACTTGGTCATTCACCACTGGTCTTGATCAGCGAGTCAGGTGCTGGCATTGCAATGGTCAGGGGAAACTTACTGAGCATGGACATGTGGTCCTTAGTGTCCCGGAACCAGAAACTCTTGATGCAGTAGCTTCTGGCAG AAATGAATATCAGATTGCAGTAGCTGGAAGGGGGATGCAGATGGTTAAGTTCTCTGCATCTTGTTAA